The DNA segment TGCGCCGCCTGACGCTGGCCTTCCGCCGCCCGCACTTTGGCGCTCACCGCGCCGCCCTGATACACCGGCGCATCCACCGCCAGCTGCACCTGATCGTCCCAGTAAGAACCGCCACCCCCGGTATTTTCGTAACGGGTGCGACCGGCCTGAATTTTCAGCGTCGGCCAGTGCTGCGCCTCGGTCTGATTTACCAGCTGGATCGCCGCCTGCTGTTTGGCCTGCGCCGCACGCACCAGCGTACTGTTCTCATAGGGGATTTTGTCGAGAGTGACTTTCTGATCGAGCAGACTTTGCGGCAGATCCGGCAAATTATCGGAGACCACGCCGGTCAGCACCGTCAGCTGCGCCTGCGCCGAGCGCTGCTGGGCGCGATACTGTTCAACAGTGGCGCGCATCCCGGCGATGCGGGTTTCGGCCTGCAAGACGTCGGACTGCGAACTCAGCCCGGCATCGGCACGCAGTCTGGCGGTGTCTTTCACACGTTCGATAGAAACAATATTGTCACGGGCCGCAAGGCTAAGTGCCTGATAGCGTTTGACCGACAGATAGGCCTGCATCGTGCTAAGCGCGACGTCGGTCATGGTGCTGTAGAGGGAATAACGATAGGAGTCAGACAGGTATTCCTGCTGATCGATACTGCCGCCGGTGCGACCAAAGTCGTACAGCAGCTGACTGAGCTGGATCCCGGCAGAGGCGTTATTGCTCAGGCTGCCCGCCGAATCGGTCTGGTGCGATTTACCCGCGGTTCCCTGAAGAGAAATCTGCGGATACCACGCACTTTTGGCTTCATCAAGATTGCCGTTGCCGACGCGAATTTGCGCCGCCGCTTCGGCAATTTGCGGATTGCGCGCGAACGCACGCAAAATCGCATCACGTAACGACAGGCTGGCGCGCATTTCTTCCGTCGGTGCCGCCTGCCAGTTAAATTCCGGCTGTTTATCCGCCGCCCATACCCCGTAGTTCCCTGTTAAAGCCGTCAGGCACAAAGTGCCCAACAACACGGCTGCTCGCCGTTTCACTGTCTTATTTTTCATTACCGACACCACTTAATTACGCCGATAGATGGATTAACGCCTCCCCCTGCAAAGGGGGAGGCGCCAAAGCCTTAGTTTTGTTGAACGTGTAAACCGTGCTGCACCAGTACGTCTCCCAACGTATTGGACGCGTCCATTGACGCATTGTGATAAACGTCGAAGGTCAGGCCATCTACCGTGCGTTGCCCGGTTTCCGTCCATGCGCCGTCGGTGCCCATTTGCAGATTCACCAGACTCCCCTCGCCCCCTTTAATCACCACTTCATCGGTCGGATTATCTTTCACCGTCAGCGCTTCATGCAGGTTAAGAGAGATGCTGTTGGTGCCGGAGTTGCCCAGATCGAAAATCTCGATATGTTCCACTTTCAGCCCAAGCAACGTCAGATCCAGATGCTGATTGGTACCCGCCAGCAGCAAGGTATCGGTACCCGCACCGCCGTCGATCAGACCGAAGTCCAGCGTATGCACGGAGATGGTGTCGTTGCCCGCGCCGCCGATAGCCTCACCGTTGGTGGCGGTCAGGTCGATCGCCACACCGCCGATGGAGAACACCGTGTCAGCGTGGGCGGTAGTTTCCGTCGCGGAAGCCGTATTGGTGGTGGTCTCCGTCGTCGCCAGCGCAGAGACCAGCGTGCTCGCGGCATGCGTGGTATCGGTGGTGGACGTCGAATCGGCAGTGATACTTGCCGCCGCCAGCGTATGGGTGTCATCAGTCGTGGAGAGCAGACTAACCTGCGCGGCCTGTGTATCCGGCGGTAGCGTCGAACCACTGGACAATCCGACATGAACGTCGAACCCGTTACCGGCCACATCTGTTGCGCGCAGCTCGACGATATCGCCGGTCAGTGCCGCCAGCAGCGCCGGGAGGTTAAGAATGCTGAAGGCATTGAACACCGCACTGCTGAATTTCACCGTCCATGTACCGTCGGCCTGCACGATCCCGGACAGCGTATTCCCCAGCAAGGTCACCAGTACCACGCCGCCTGCGCCGATGTTGCGGCTCTTCCCCGTGAGTGTCAGTCCCGAGCCCAGAATGCCACCCAGCAAACCGGTCAGCGAGCCGAGTGCATCGAGAGATGCGACCGGCAACGCATGGGTTTTCACCGTCAGCGGCTGAGTCGTGTTGCTCACGTTGCCGAGCAGGTCGGTAATCGAGACCCCGACCTGTGTTGCGCCGTCAGCAATGCCTTTCAGTTCTGCCGATGTAAACGCCACGTTCCAGGCACCGTTGGTGACCGTACCGGTATGCGTAATGCCACCAACCGTCACGGACACCAGACTGCCGTTCGCCGCGCTGGTAGTGCCGCTGACGGTTTCGCTGCTGCTGGCTTCACTGAGGTTAAGGAAACCATCGCCGCCAAACAGGGATGGCAACGGGATGGTGATCGTCGGCAGATGCAATCCGACCGACGCCGAACCCGAACCGGTAGTGGTATGGCCTGCGGCATTGGTCAGGGAAGCACCGATATTCAGCACGCCGTCTGTCAGTGCGCCAAGAATCGACGCGCCAACGTTGGCGGAGAACGTCCCGTCAGCTTTTACCAGCGCCGTGACCGTGGACGTACCAACGGTTAAGGTGACGGTAGAACCCACCGCATTGGTGGTATGGCCGGTGATAGTCTGGGTTAACAGTGCATCGGCAGCGTTCAGTAAACCGTCGCCGAAAATGCTGTCCAGGGTGATGGTTGGCAAAGCCTGCGCGATGACGTTCAGCAGCCCGGTTTGCGTTGCCGGGTTACCGGCCGCATCCACAACACTCGCCGCAACGTTCAGTGTACCGTTGAGCAATGCGCCGAGATCCAGCGTGGGTATTGCTACGCTGAATACCCCGCCCGCTCCGACGGTCGCCAGATAGGATTTGCCTCCTAACGTGATGCTGACCTGCGCGCCCTGCGCCACATTATTCGCCACACCGCTGATAGTTTGCGGTGTCAGCAAATCAACCACGTTCAGAATGCCATCGCCGAAGATAGGGTTAAGCACAATGCTCGGTAAGTTGTGAATGCCGACGGTAACGCCAGCGGAGGCGGTGGCGGTATTACCGACGGTGTCGGTGACGGTGACGCCCAGCGTCAGATTGCCGTCAAGCAGACTGGTCAGATTGCCGGCACTCAAGGCAGCGCTGAATTTACCGTCAGCGCCGACCGTGGCAGTCAGGTTTACCACGCCCAGACTGATGGTGACGATTTCCCCCACACGGCCATTCACGATGGTTCCGCTGATCACCGGAGACAACAGGGATTCAGCCAGATTGAGGATGCCGTCGCCGCCAAACAGCGGGTCGAGTACAACTTTCGGTAAGGCGTGAATAATCACGTTCGCCGTGGTGCCCACAGTACTCACGTTGCCCACGGCATTGGCGACCGACGCGCTGATGTTCAGTGTGCCATCGCCCAACAGACTAAGGTCGCCCGGTTGCAGCGTAATGCTGAAATTACCCGCCGCGTTGGTGGTCGTCCCGAGATAGGTTTTGCCGTTCACCACCACGCTGACGGTAGAGCCTGTCGCCACGCCGCCCGCTACCCCAGAGATTGTCTGGGACAACAGCGCATCCGCCGCACTCAGCAGGCCATCGGTAAATGGCGTGTTGAGGGTAAGGGTTGGTGCGGTGATATTGACGGTCGCCGACGTGGAAAGCGTGCTGGTATTACCGTTGGTGGCGTTCACGTCCACCTTCACATCCAGCAATCCGTTAAGCAGATTCGTCAGCAAATTGTTAGGTACAGTGACCGAGAAGTGACC comes from the Enterobacteriaceae bacterium Kacie_13 genome and includes:
- a CDS encoding TolC family outer membrane protein; translation: MKNKTVKRRAAVLLGTLCLTALTGNYGVWAADKQPEFNWQAAPTEEMRASLSLRDAILRAFARNPQIAEAAAQIRVGNGNLDEAKSAWYPQISLQGTAGKSHQTDSAGSLSNNASAGIQLSQLLYDFGRTGGSIDQQEYLSDSYRYSLYSTMTDVALSTMQAYLSVKRYQALSLAARDNIVSIERVKDTARLRADAGLSSQSDVLQAETRIAGMRATVEQYRAQQRSAQAQLTVLTGVVSDNLPDLPQSLLDQKVTLDKIPYENSTLVRAAQAKQQAAIQLVNQTEAQHWPTLKIQAGRTRYENTGGGGSYWDDQVQLAVDAPVYQGGAVSAKVRAAEGQRQAAQADVEKAKLDINQKASTAYADMIGGQQRQVAGEEQYASATHTRSVYQDEYKLSKRSLNDLLSVEQDVFQADTMRIGALYDGWDATVRYAAAVDNLVDMLGIDRQKQTGDTIPSL